A region of the Salvelinus alpinus chromosome 24, SLU_Salpinus.1, whole genome shotgun sequence genome:
CATTTCAGTGCTTGTAGATAatgtcatatacagttgaagtcggaagtttacatacacttacgttggagacattaaaactcgtttttcaaccactccacacatttcttgttcacaaactatagttttggcaagtcggttaggacatctactttgtgcatgacacaagtcatttttccaacaattgtttacagacagattttttcaattataattcactgtatcacaattccagtgggtcagaagcttacatgcactaagttgaccatgcctttaaaaagcttggaaaaattcagaaaatcatgtcatggctttagaagcttctgataggctaattgacatcatttgagtcaattggaggtgtacctgtggatatatttcaaggcctaccttcaaactcagtgtctctttgcttgacaccatgggaccacgccgctgtcataccgttcaggaaggagacgtgttctgtctcctagcgatgaacgtactttggtgcgaaaagtgcaaatcaaacccagaacaacagcaaaggaccttgtgaagatgctggaggaaacaggtacaaaagtatctatatccacagtaaaacgagtcctatatcgacataacctgaaaggccgctcagcaagtcagaagccactgctccaaaaccgccataaaaatccagcctacggtttgcaactgcacatggggacaaagaccgtactttttgaagaaatgtcctctggtttgatgaaacaaaaatagaactgtttggccataatgaccatcattatgtttggaggcaaaagggggaagcttgcaagccgaagaacaccatcccaaccgtgaagcacaagggtggcagcatcatgttgtgggggtgttttgctgcaggagggactggtgcacttcacaaaatagatggcatcatggggaagggaaatgatgtggatatattgaagcaacatctcaagacatcagtcaggaagttcaagcttggtcgcaaatgggtcttccaactggacagtgaacccaagcatacttccaaagttgtggcaaaatggcttaaggacaacaaagtcaaggtattggagtggccatcacaaagccctgacctcaatcctatagaaaatttgtggatagaactgaaaaagcatgtacgagcaaggaggcctacaaacctgctcagttacaccagctctgtcaggaggaatgggccaaaagtcacccaatttattgtgtgaagcttgtggaaggctacccgaaacgtttgacccaagttaacaatttaaaggcaatgctactaaatactagttgagtgtatgtaaacttctgacccactgggaatgtgatgaaagaaataaaagctgaaataaattattattctgacatttcacattcctaaaataaagtggtgatcctcactgacctaagacagggaatttttactaggattaaatgtcaggaattgtgaaaaactgagtttaaatgtatttggctaaggtgtatgtaaacttccgacttcaactgtatatttcttCAGTATGAGAAAAGCACTGACACCTCAGGTTGTGGGAATAATTCGATGATATCTTGAAGATCCACCAAAAATAGGCAACTTGGAAGTAAAGTTGTAATATGGGCTATATTCTTATATTACTCTTTCCCATATGAGAATGTCATGTTTCTGTTTTCTACAGGATAATATTTTCTCTCTTTTTGCCTTTGGCATATAGAGCATGCTGAAAGACAGAGGGGACCCCAGCCCGCAGCTGAAGATGAGCAGGATGGAGGGCAGGGTGGAGGGTGGGGTGGAGGGCAGGGTGGGGGGAAGGGTGGATGGAAGGGTGGAGTGCAGGCAGAAGattgtgtggaggagaagagagaggacagtaaGAGCCGCTGTGCCCGCTGCCCGCTGAGAGCCATGTGTCGAGCTGCGTGGGGGCTGGTCCTTGGGTGCTGTGTGGCCCTGGCGTGGGCAGTGGGCACACACAGTGCCAAGCAGTCTCTGGAGCAGCTCCATGCCCCCTTCTTCACGATTTGGTTCTGCAGTACATGgaacctcctcctcttccccctctactACCTGGGACATCTGCTAGGGGCAGAGCAGAGACAGTGGCCCACAGCCTGCTTCAGGTGAAACAACAGCTAAACAGTCCTCTGACAGGCAGGTGTTGGGCCCATTTCAGGTTGAGAGAAGGTTGACAGGACTATGTGTGGCAGGAAGTCATGATCACCTCTTGTTTTTGTTATTACACTCATCTAGATTGATTCTCTATTTTGGATAGAGTGTAATATAAGGATTTACAGTAACTTTAGATTTGTCAAATTACTAAATGAATGGTTTTCTTTTTAGGGAATATAGAAAACCTATTGCCACAAACCCTCTGTATCAGACAAGATATTTAAGACAAGCTGCTTTGTGCTTTAATCTGCATGAGGCTAGCAGCTAAACAAACATCTTAAAAACAACCCTGCTGTTTATCCAGAGGATTGGTAGAAAGGTTGACCAGGTCACCAGGCGCCTCTGTCTTCCTGTGTCCCAGGCAGTGCAGTGGCTTCCTGGTGGAGGAGGACATGACAGTGAGAGTGCTCCTGAAGGGTGCAGCACCGTTCTCCGTGCTGTGGAGTCTCTCAGGCTACCTGTACCTGCTGGCCCTTTGTCGCATCTCAGCGGGAGACGCCAGCGCCATTCTCTGCTGTAGCCAGGGCTTCATCTTCCTCCTATCCTGGATCGGACTCAACGACCGGTTCATGGGTGTACGGGTAAGAACATCTCCTCTGTTAGCGCTAGATAAAGGGGGAAGGGGGTGGATGGACAGTGTAACACAGAACATCTACAAATGTAGATACTCTTTTAAGCATCCAGATACTCACACCAAAGCTTCCATAAAAAAATTCTCAAATGTATAGATTTCCCTTGAGAGAGCGGTGTTTGTCATTTAATTCAAAGTAAACGGTACTGTATTGAACGACCAGTTGAGGAACGTTGTGATTATGGCAGCCCAGAGAGCGATTGTGTATGGTGTGCTGCACAAGTTTTGAGATGTATAATGGTCAAAGCCATATTGATCAGGCCACACCACCCACCAAACAGgagggtcacactttatttggatagtctggaTTTTCCATCAGTAGAtggtctacagatggtcatactgtcaacaaactatctgttgatcagcaactgcttgctaggactatggttatggttaggtttagaataagggttaggataagggttaaggttaaggttagggttagggttagggttagggtaagggttagggttagggtaagggttaaggttagggttgaggttaaggttaaggttagggttagggttagggtaagggttagggttagggtaagggttaagggttaaggttagggtaaggttaagggttaaggttagggtaagggttaaggtaaagagttaaggttagggtaaggttaagggttaaggttagggtagggttaagggttaaggttagggtaaggttaagggttaaggttaggttaagggttaaggttagggtaaggttaaggttaagggttaaggttagggttagcgttTGGGTTAGTACATTgacagttgaaatgttactgtagAGTCTGCAGATACagtagtctgtagagcatctacaaatGGACTATCCAAGTCAAGTGTTACCAACCGGAGGGCAAACACACCTCAAAAGGCTGTTAAAGAACGGTGCGGGAAACGGGTCATTCAGTACAAACCGTCACACAATGTAGCAAATGTTCAACCGAACTGAATGCACCCCAGCCAAGCTCTCACCTGGTAATTGTTGACCAACTATATATGTGGGGTTTGACTTTGATGAGTTTGAGTCAATTGATTAATGTGTACCTAACCTTTAAAAGGTGATGTTTATGGCAGAGCAAATCAATAATAGCCAAAGTGTTCCTTGTCATCAGTGTTGAGCTGTGATGTCTTCCTGTGTCTTTTTTCTCTATCAGATAGTGGCTGTAATTCTCTCCATCACAGGAATCGTCATGATGGCGTATGCTGATGGTTTCCATAGCGACTCAATCACAGGGGTGGCCCTGGCAGTAGGCTCAGCTTCAACCACTGCCCTGTACAAGGTCATCGCCATTAAAGTCCTACTCCATTCTCCGTTTCACTTCATTAATCGCAGAATTTccttaacaaaaggcacatctcattAGGTGGTCCAGGTGTCCTCATGACATGGCACGAGGCGGGCTCTTCCTCTTGTATTCTCTGTTGCTCCCGCAAGCAAGCAGGGAGGCTGATGACATCAGAGGgcaccatcagaccaactccttcaTTGGCCAACGCCTTGAAGTTTGCAGTTGGGTCGAAAAAACACTATTTAGCgcaaacatatttttttaccctTAAGTGTGTCTACGTTACTGTatatacagatgaagtcggaagtttacacatacttaggttggagtcattaaaactcttttacaaccactccacaaatttcttgttaacaaactatagttttggcaagtcggttaggacatctactttgtgcatgacacaagtcatttttccagcaattgtttacagacagattatttcacttataacttactgtatcacaattccagtgggtcagaagtttacatacactaagttgactgtgccataaAACAGCTTCGaaaatggcagcatcatgttgtgagggtgctttgctgcaggagggactggtgcacttcacaaaatagatggcatcatgagggaggaagattatgtggatatattgaagaaacatctcgagacatcagtcaggaagttaaagcttggtcgcaaatgggtcttccaaatggacaatgaccccaagcatacttccaaagttgtggcaaaatggcttaaggacaacaaagtcaaggtattggagtggccatcacaaagccctgacctcaatcctgtagaaaatttgtgggcagaactgaaaaagcgtgtgcgagcaaggaggcctacaaacctgactcagttacaccagctttgtcaggaggaatgggccaaaatttccccaacttattgtgggaagcttgtggaaggctacccgaaacatttgacccaagttaaacaatttaaaggcaatgctaccaaatactaattgagtgtatgtaaacttctgacccactgggaatttgatgaaagaaataaaagctgaaagaaatcattctctctactattattctgacatttcacattcttaaaataaagtggtgatcctcactgacctaagacagggaatttttactaggattaaatgtcaggaattgtgaaaaactgagtttaaatgtatttggctaaggtgtatgtaaacttccgacttcaactgtatacgtgggatattgtttttcaacagaaaacGTTTAAAAATAGCTGGAGTTCGTCTTTAGGTCTCCTTCCTAAATCAAAATCTTAACTGTTGTGGTGGGCAGACATAAGCACAAAGTATTCACGTAAGTTTTTATTCTTCAAGGTGTTGTTTAGAAAGCGAGTGGGAGAGGTGCAGCCGGGTACGGCCAGTGTTCTGCTGTCCTGTGTGGGGCTATGCTGCTGTGTCCTCCACTCCTGGGTGTGTGTGATACTTTACCTCACACATGTGGAGTACTGGCCTCCAATCCAGTACATCCCCTGGGACGCATTGTGCGTGATGGCCTCCCTGCTCCTCGGTAACACTCCCCCGCTAATTTCTGTACAtatattctgtttttttattttatttaactaggcaagtcagttatgaacaaattcatatttacaatgacggcctacacatcCAGATATTAAATGTGTTAATTTGAATAACTCTGTTTTTAACATTTCCTTCACTCTTGTCCTTCCTCCCTCACCATCAGCTTTCAATGTCTTGGTGAATCTAGGAAGTGTGCTTGCCTACCCCTCCCTTATTTCTCTTGGAATGTTACTGAGCATCCCAGCTAATTCAGGTACAGAAAGAACAATGATATTTATCTGCTTATAAAACTCTAAACGATAAATCAAGCTAAACAACGGTGTCATGAGAGATCTTCATACAGGTTTTCCTGAAGTCATTGTGGGAATCTCTAACAGCATTCCACTATACCTGACCCCCTACTGTATCTCTCTGCAGCAGTGGATTTCTATGTCGCTGCAGCCCCCCAGCTCAGCCAGGTCAGAGTGGCTGCAGCAGCTATCATCGGAGTTGGCTACCTCTTACTGCTGCTCCCTGGAGACTGGGATGACAGTGTTGTCCACTGGATAGAGGGTCTGTGGCAAGGAGGATGGAAAGAGGACAGTGTGGTTGGAGAAGATGGAGGAGCTGATGGAGGAGAAATTGCAAAGCCCAAGCCCAAACCAGCAGGCATTGCTTCCCTAACATGATGCTCTTTGGTTTTACATGGCAGAACTTGGTGTCAAAAGTCTCTCAACCAAAACCAGGgacgcaactttggttttagaagtgggggggaatAACTTGGTGGGGGGTCTGGGGGTCCTCCCATTTTTGGGGGCAtataaagcaaatttcctgcatttctGCACAATTTAATATGACCCATTGCCCTTTCTAGCCATCTCTATTTAGAACATAAAGAAAGCAAAAATGTCCAGTCATCAAGCTAGGAAAGagatcattattaaatatgtttatgtgattgataagactgaactagatcaatgataatttaataataaatattgtgttgcacctttaaccaatagcctaaAAACTGAACAACTCTTACAAATAAAGTACAAAGACTTTTGATTGTCTTTATTCAATTTCATCCAGACCGCCCAGCCAGCCCCGAGCCACCTGCAcgcccaccagtctagtcaataactcaactctctccccaacAAAACTTCCTTCCCATCTTTTTTTATGTCTCAAGGAAAGGTTTGAAAACAAGTGTtctaaaaacacacatacacctacacagtaacacacagaaacagtacaCCCTAAATAAAATCATTAATATCATATGCGTAAatgtactgtagagctctttttatctgcacacaatatagctgggtcACCCCGTCCTGTCCCTAGGGGTCCACAGCGCTGTAGTGCCCCAACCCAACACACTCCACTCAGCTTTAAGATTTTACTGAAACATTAattattggtttcaggtgtgttaggccaaggccagagtgacaaccaaCAGTATGGCAGACCCCCAAGGCAAGGACTGAGGAatgagcagcccagcagctagggatttCCTAAATAGTAATCTCCCCTGAcatgggcatgttttcaataaaGACACCCTTTGTCATACTGTATTCCATATAAGGTATCCATACAttatgaaagttgcacagtataccctTAGTCTAGTAATACATACTAGTGTATCTAGTGTatctagtgatacataacttgacatttcttCCATCCATggtgggaggataaccaaccttccaattaatggcaatgcatttcttagccaCTATAAATGAtaggttacacagtttcttctgataacagtctccggtatcaacatttccaagcaaacaaaaacagggagaagagagaatctgtagacatgctgagatagaAGAACATACTctttcagccagccttcacaagaccataacataTTGAAATATGTCTccttttgtgttttacacctccagcagaATAATTACATTTCTGTGTGCATGATATTCActttcactggcatatagtacaTTCAATGAATGGTTATATGAAAATGACTGGGCATTCCaacatatctgtatccattcattATCATCAATAGCATCTGCCAGGTCTTCCTCATATTTTTGTTCTATATGCTTTGTGTCATCAGGAAAAGCCTCTatttgtcagactgccttaaaatagttTAAATTGGGCCTcccggcctcccgggtggtgcagtggtctaaggcattgcatcgccgcgaccgggaggtccatggggcgacgcacaattggctcagtgtcgtccgggttagggaggttttggccggcagggatatccttgtctcatcgcgcactagcgactcctgtggcgggccgggcgcagtgcacgctgaccaggtcgccaggtgtttcctccgacacattggcgcgtctggcttccgggttggatgtgtgttgtgtcaagaagcagtgcggctaggttgggttgtgtttcggagtacgcatggctctcgacctttgcctctcccgagtccgtacgggagttgcagcgatgagacaagactgtaactactaccaattggaaaaaatatatatagtttcAATCTTTGAAGCTTCTTGCTTGCCCAGTGTTTGCTACACAGAGAAAATAGTGTTGTATCTGCAAAAATTCACCTCAGCTCCATCCCAGACTTCCCTGGCTGCTTGACTCTGTCACCATCTTTTCTCAGATGTGTTCAGAAATACTAAAAagaggcatgacaaagaattacATTGGTGTACATTCCTACATTATATTATCCATGATTTTAATCAATGGTTCAACAATTGAAATTCCCAGATCTCAGACTAGCcaactcaagatggaactttgtattCATTCACGGATTGTTataatatactgcaaaattcacctgagctctgtagactggtcttccctggctgtctgaccctgctgggacacctgtcaccatctgatctgCTAAGATatgatgagcatagtgttgtgtactgactgcacCATGAAGCCTGTAGAGCTGCTTATACCATTTCAGTGTGAAAAGAagggaattagctagggaaactgacagataAATCATGTTACATTGCTATACTGACTAATAAAAACTCTGGGTTTTATcatttgattcaggtctagtgtgattgaggcaaaaataatagctAAAGTTAGtgagctaacgtaaactcaccccattccgtacaaatgtgcgcaaccgcgacattcatacgaggctacaaagaaaacgaatgggactgtagcgactgtgttgacttcaaaatctggggtgtgaactacgtttctattcaagcgttgatcgacatggtaatggctctatagtattggagaaaagttgaaaaaatggaccctccgttacatcttgacgtgtcatgtcgtaacgtacagcacgcataaagcaactatttctgtcttacaatctctctccaccaggtgtagcacttcgctcatcgtttaaaaacaagaaatgcacagtgacgggggtaagggggggatacctagtcattttttgcgtcatcattgcatgcgatcatcattctcaaagccgctgtttacttctaagatcactttagcaccgccctaaaaacacgattcaaattcgacacaaaccttcaaataggtatgtaatgacacattataaaaactctttatagtgttttatttacattttagaggcgataaggtgataagttggacagatcgagtgaaaaaaagcaattatcccacacaacatctctcattctcactatcacgcattagtttcgcttccccacccgccatttttttaAAGccccgacggagctcattgccttgttgaattatgcagaaacgggcagcggtgggagtcatgtaattgattctgttggaaaggggagaaattgtgctttacaatggtattgacattacagttgatctggaagtattacgtttttggggagctaaaataaggtcaattgtatggaccaaggcgatgtacaaaagtgagtgagtttacgttagctagctgTCAGTTTTCCTAGTCAACTTCTACATCATCAAATGTACATATGTtgaaacaggacaaaacaaaggctacaaaacatttccatacacacaacagctgttagatactgctacctGACAGATACAGTAGCTAGAGGCTAGCtagagctgaactggctgtggtagctGCTAGCAGTTCATTCACTTAAGCTGAGAGGGGATGAAAAAGTTAGTTACACTACTAGCTCAGCAATGGGAATCATATGTTATTTTTTctgtcaaacagcagttaccttgccagctagatcagtcaactaaagagtagccCGTTTCTGCTCTCCTTGCTTTTACAACTCTGAGAAAAAGCGCAACATAGACAGCAGTTGCTTCTGTTCAGAAGTTtagccttcacacagcctgtccgcaagctctgtggggtctgtgtgGTCCTAAATCCAGCTCAAACCAGAAAATTGCCTACCTGACCGCTCTGAGGCTTCTACACGGTCCCAAAGCACACCTAAGCTAAGTTTTGTATCACagtgcaatgataaaactgggaaggacaaaaatgcaatttcagaaagTGTGGGGGTCATgtccccccgtccccagtgaataTTGCGCCCCTGACCAAAACAATGAATTGTCTTGTGTCTTTTGGAGCTAAAGTGTCAGATGACCATCGGCCTGTATATTACAATATTGTGGATGTTTTTCTACTAGGCCTACTCGGTACCCCAAGGGCATGAGTTATGTGTTAGATACCCTCAAATACAGAGTATATCTGTATTTTGCTATGCAGAAAACAAAAGTTAGTTATCTTTTACTTTACTGATTAATTcttcatatttaaaaaaatatatatatttttctttgtaATAGTTTTTTTGCATTCCAAAAACAAACTTATACATACAAAGAACAACTtacaagacacacacaaacaatgactacatctcatcTGCCCAGACACTCATCCTCATACCCCATCACaatcttggttccaatagtttatatttttttctaagagattgttagTTGGATAGGCTCTGTGCAAGGTTTAGTAAATCTTACCTATCATATGAACATctttttctgactcaaataggattccctcaaGATTGCTCTGTCCAAAAGATTTCAAATCGAAATTACGTCATATGTAACTTTTGATGTATTTGAAActatctacattggtcagtccaaaattattgttttattctgtgatGGAAACAAATGTATTTCCTGTTACCATGTCATTTACGGTTTTTATGCCTTTCGTTTCCCATGTGGGACAATTTATTGATTCATTCTTAACAGCTATCTAACGATTGTTCCATAAGGTTGTGTTTCtagggagtgatattggttcttgtaaaatacgtttcattttcttccatatCTTTACAGTGCTCTTAACTAGGAAGTTGTTCatgttcttagctttatcctttgaaaatagacTCGTAAAAAGATTTTGGGGATGtgcatcttcaatatgtacccattgttcctaTTTAGTGCATTTAACTAGATATCGCAAGGCTTGGGTGgcgagttgatacaattccaagtctggaaagttaaaaccaccctcagatttaGGAAGATGTAAAACCTTACTTTTTATATATGAATTTGATTTGCCCATATAAAGAATGTTTTTGGTAttaccaaaaatgtattttaaaaacttTGGCAGCCATGCCATTCTAAAGAGATTTACTCTGCCGGTAAGATAACTTAACTGATGTTTCTTTATCTCTATAGACACGTTAGCTGACAAAGTCACGAAAACAATGTCAAAGAGGCAGAGTGTGTTGTTCTGGGCTGGGTTTCCCAAAAACGTGACAGCATTAAGAACGTCATCATTCCATTGAAACTAAATAGACAAAATATTATTTTACTTCTTGTCCAGAAACTTGTTCCCCTTGGCCATTTTCCATATGATGTCCCT
Encoded here:
- the LOC139551886 gene encoding solute carrier family 35 member F3-like, which translates into the protein MNKQTAKVSPSPSPGPAVFLLPTPQEHAERQRGPQPAAEDEQDGGQGGGWGGGQGGGKGGWKGGVQAEDCVEEKREDSKSRCARCPLRAMCRAAWGLVLGCCVALAWAVGTHSAKQSLEQLHAPFFTIWFCSTWNLLLFPLYYLGHLLGAEQRQWPTACFRQCSGFLVEEDMTVRVLLKGAAPFSVLWSLSGYLYLLALCRISAGDASAILCCSQGFIFLLSWIGLNDRFMGVRIVAVILSITGIVMMAYADGFHSDSITGVALAVGSASTTALYKVLFRKRVGEVQPGTASVLLSCVGLCCCVLHSWVCVILYLTHVEYWPPIQYIPWDALCVMASLLLAFNVLVNLGSVLAYPSLISLGMLLSIPANSAVDFYVAAAPQLSQVRVAAAAIIGVGYLLLLLPGDWDDSVVHWIEGLWQGGWKEDSVVGEDGGADGGEIAKPKPKPAGIASLT